agaatgaaaataagaataattatctgcataatattattaaagctcaacaaatcaaattgttattcactactacagaacaggtctTTGTTCCagaccatttgtcccggttgcctttgggcccgggacaataggtggcttttgtcccggttccaacggctagccaggccagcgggggggggggggggcaggggtcttttgtcccggttggaggcaccaacccaGACAAAAggtccccttttgtcccggttggtggctccacccgggacaaaaggcccaacccttttatcccggttggtgttaccaacccggataaAAGGCACCTCCTCGTGACagttcaaaaggaagttattctatactgagtcacatgtactacttaggtgagttggcaaggaaACCATGCACTAGACAAGAGGTCTTGTGATCGAATCCCGCGgggtgcaaattttttttagcgtgtgggacattttgtcccggttctgccacccgggacaaaaacctccagccttttgtcccggaaggcgaatcccggttccaaaaccgggacaaatggtcctatggaaccgggacaaaaggctgtttttgtagtagtgattataggtagatcatagttaaattattttaataaacaataagacataatttatgataataaatatgatgatgtatggtaaaaatagtataacctttaattaaagatacaacgacatgcaaattttgaattttcaatactagccgtgcaaatgcgcgggctatacgcccaGTTTTATTGGAAAACCAAGGGTGGTCGGTGCAGACCACTCTAGCCATGGCTTCCGTGTGCTTCTACGCTGAACCTACTAATTTGCATTGCTTTAAGCTAAACAGCCTCGCATTGTTTCCCTTTCCACCAAACAATCTCTAGACTCGAAACAGGTCGCACGCCTACTTTCCCACCCCACTGCcctatataatatatatagtaTACATGACTCCATTGCTGCTGCCTTTTGGCGCCTCCCAAACTATATATAAACGAGCATCATCATCTCCTGTGCCACTATTCTGGTTCTAGGGCCTTCGGTCGCAGCATCTCTAGACGAGACATTGACTTGAGCAAATCTCATCTACCTCTCCCACTCCCCGCACCGCCTTTTACGCTTGGATCAGCATACCCTTTtgggcagcagcagaagcagcagcagcgcggacCGATCGAGATCGATCGAACCATTCAACCATCGAGGTGGAGTGGCCCGAGTAGTAGCTAgcaaggcgcgcggcggccggcatgAAGGTGCAGTGCGACGTGTGCGCAGCCGAGGCGGCCTCCGTCTTCTGCTGCGCCGacgaggcggcgctgtgcgacGCGTGCGACCGCCGCGTCCACTGCGCCAACAAGCTCGCCGGGAAGCACCGCCGCTTctccctcctccacccctcACCGTCGACGACGACGTCCTCGTCCGCGCAGACGAAGCCGCCGCTCTGCGACATCTGCCAGGTACCTGATGGTCTTTTCCCTTGCTGCTTTCTGAAACTGATCGATGGTGAAACGTGGTGGTAACCGACTGTGGCTGTGGACCTGCGCGCAGGAGCGGAGGGGGTTCTTGTTCTGCAAGGAGGACAGGGCGATCCTGTGCCGGGAGTGCGACGTGCCGGTGCACACCGCGAGCGAGATGACGCGGCGGCACAGCCGCTTCCTGCTCACCGGCGTGCGCCTGTCGTCGGCGCCGGTGTACTCCAACGCCGcgtcagaggaggaggaggaggaggagaacagCGGCAGCCCCTGCAACGCCGACTCCTGCAgcgccggcgacgccggcgccacggccgcggcgagcgcgagcgacGGGAGCAGCATCTCCGAGTACCTGACCAAGACGCTGCCCGGGTGGCACGTCGAGGACTTCCTCGTCGACGACGCGTCCGCCGGCGCCCTGGCCGCCTGCTCCGACGACGCCCTCTATGACTACCAGGTCCGTTCGACTTCGACCATCTCATCTCCATCCCTTCCGCCTTCATCAGTAGCACGCAAATACTGCTGCGAACTACTCCACCTAAGGTCCTAAGCTAGtccgccggggcggcggcgtatGAACATGAACAACCCCCTGTACTTCTCACCGACACGTTTCCTGAGAACGCCATGAACCTTCACGGCACGTCACAGTCTGGTCCTGCCCCTGCGCCGCCAGTTGCACAGAAGCCCAGGGGCGAAGGTAGGTAATGATTAGGGGGTGCCCATGCACccacaaaattttgcaaaaacagtGATTAGGCCTAATTTTTCACCATATATGTACCCTATACACCTTAACTCCATACACTCACAAAGTTAGTGCACTCCCTTCAATTTGCTCTAGCTTCGCCACTGCAGAAGCCAATGCGCCATACACatcgccgccggtcgccggccatctacccggccTAACCACTACTGCCTCCTTTGGCAATTGCAATATTTGCGAGCTGAGAATAATCATGAAGGGCAGCTTGTTGTCGTGCTCACACTTGCattaagaaacaaagaaaatcccCTGATTTGCTGGACCAGCCTGTCAGGATAATATCTCGTGGGAGACCACCTAGATACGATACGATATGATCTGATCTGATGATACTCCTACAAACGAACAGCTCGCGAATCTTTTTCTCGGTCGGCTCCGTGTCAATTTTTCTCATTTGAATCACCAGCTTTTACCATGCATGCACTACATGTAATtaaaaaatactaaataaataaaaagtaaaaaaaaagaatcagggAATTGGCTTTATGCTAGGACTCTATCACTTGGCGTGTCGGCGATTAACTCGCGTGCTACTATTAGCAGGGAGAGCAAGGGCAGATCGGCGGGCTGCTGCAAGAAGCTTACACGCCGTGGACGGGGCGGGAGCAGCTTCTCGCCGACGTCGTGGTCACCGCCGACGAGCGGGCCAGCCGGGAGCGGTGGGTGCCGCAGATGCACGCGGAGTTCGCCAGCAGCAAGTGGCCCCGACCGTCGCCTCCCTGCCCGTACTGGTGAAAAGCTCGCCGTCTTTTTTCAGTAAGAAGATGGTGATGATCTGTATTCTGTACTAGACTGCTACTACCGTACTACTAGAAGGTAGCTAGGAACGATGGAAAAAAGAAAGCCAAAAACGAAACGGATCGGTGCTTCTCCGATGCATCAATTGTGTCGATTTCGATCGAGCTCTTGCAAATTGTTCGCTTGCTCAAACTGGACTTTGTGGATGTATGGTTGCGTATGGGCCTATGGGGGAGACGGGGAGTTTTGTTGTGACTCCGCGTGCGTGACCACTCCCATGATGGCAGCGCCGTACTGTATACTGTACATCTGTACCGGCGAGATCGATTGGCCATGCACCCATGCTGCCTACCGGTCGAATGTCGCCGAGGCATCCGAGGGGTGGGCGCGCCGTCGACGAGACAGAGGATGTTGACAAATGACAAGGTAGCAGGCGAGCAGGAACTCCACCGTGGCGATCGTTGCCGACCTCGGCGAAGTCTCTGGCTTTCCGGTGCtgcagttttcttttttttttaatctctAAGCAGCTCATTAATTGCTTTATTATTCACCAAATTGGTCAATTGGGCAGTCGCGCCCCACAAGACGAGTTACAAAATCTGGAAGAGGATCACGCCAAATACATGGATGATCCGGATCCCTCTCAAGGCCTAGACGAGCTAACTCATGAGCACAATTGTTAAAGGAACAGGAAATGTAAGGCCCTCCCACGAGCGAAGTTTAAAACTGTTCAAACCTTAACCTACGACCTCAGGAGAAATTAGCAACACATGTGAAATAAAGCGACTCATCTACCTTAACCTACCACCTCAGGAGAAATTAGCAACACATGTGAAATAAAGCGACtcatctctccttcctctctcagGATTCTCTCCTCCCATCACCGACAAACGGGGAGCTTGCCACTGGGCCAATAGTCCGtccgcaaaaaaaagaaaaggaaaaaaacatttTGGAGAGCCTAAGAAACACAAAAAACATGAATAGCCCAAGTGCCCAACCTTACGCCGTCTGAGCGTGGGCCTTACAGATGAGAGTCCAGCAGCCTTCTTTGGGCCTCGTTCGGCCCTGGTTTGTCTAAGCGCCATGCGCTCTCTGGCAGAATTTGACCCATAAGTGGCTCATTTGGCCCCGAAATTGttaatttttcaaaattgcTATTGCCAAATAAATGAATAATGGTTTCAGTGAGAACGTTTGGCTCACGTCCGTTTCTTTTGTCAGATTCTAAGTTTTAGTACACTGCCTCCAGATACCTTCACCATTGGCCACTAAACTTCTGCCACAACGAGCCAATGAGCCAGGTGAGCACAAGAGATTGCCACGAAGTACTACCAAGTCTTCGCCAAAAGACCAGtctcaagcaaaaaaaaaatattcatgagTCACGTCATCTCTGCGTTGATCGGGCCGTCGGGTCCTCATCACCTGCCGTCTGTGGCCACGAGCAGGTTTACTTGCGAGGCAGCTGCTCTCTATCCATGATGACCTCCTCTCTGCCCCGGGACCACACGCCGGCGAGAGCGTGAGACCACCCCCCGGTTCAAACCTTCCCTCCAAATGTGGCAACGCCGTGCCAAATCGGCGTGCCGCGCCCTACATGCCCCGATCCGGGGTGGCCTTCCGAAAACGCGCCGCGGTGACTGGCGACTGGCGACTGGTGAGCGGGCGCCAACTGGGCCGCCACCAGCAGTAATCAATGTTTTTTTTCCTGCAGCGGCGGCGTATCTGCGGGCTGCAGCCTCTGCCTGCAACTCTGCAAGCGAAAACCTCCCCGTCCCCGGCGTTTAATTCGAGGCGAGTGCAGCGATCGATCGATGGGACTGGGAGGCGAACGTCACATCGGCGATCGGATTATCGACTGACCGAACTCCCGGTGTCTTGTACTCTTGTTCCTCGTGCCCCCTCTCGCCTTCCCCCTTGTCTCCTGCGAAACCGAGCGTCAAGCGCGTTCAGACGGGGGATTCTATCGGCTTTGGACCGATGGGGAAGGAGCGCTTCGTCTTCGTCCTGCTCGTCTTCTCGTGCTCTTCTTGCTCCAGATTCGCGGGTGAtcttcctccttcctttcttcttgcgTGTTCCAATCGTTGAAATGGGCGGCCGAATCGTGGTTGCTGATTGTTTGATCGCGCTGGATTGATTGGATCAGATGCCTACGACCCCATGGATCCGAACGGGGACATCACGATCAACTGGGACTTCCAGAGCCTCGACGTCAAGGTCGCCAACACGTACACGGTACGCATTCTTGATGTTGAGTTGTGAGTTCTTTAGCGCCGCCATTCTT
This sequence is a window from Panicum virgatum strain AP13 chromosome 7K, P.virgatum_v5, whole genome shotgun sequence. Protein-coding genes within it:
- the LOC120641382 gene encoding B-box zinc finger protein 20-like isoform X1, producing the protein MKVQCDVCAAEAASVFCCADEAALCDACDRRVHCANKLAGKHRRFSLLHPSPSTTTSSSAQTKPPLCDICQERRGFLFCKEDRAILCRECDVPVHTASEMTRRHSRFLLTGVRLSSAPVYSNAASEEEEEEENSGSPCNADSCSAGDAGATAAASASDGSSISEYLTKTLPGWHVEDFLVDDASAGALAACSDDALYDYQQGEQGQIGGLLQEAYTPWTGREQLLADVVVTADERASRERWVPQMHAEFASSKWPRPSPPCPYW
- the LOC120641382 gene encoding B-box zinc finger protein 20-like isoform X2; the protein is MKVQCDVCAAEAASVFCCADEAALCDACDRRVHCANKLAGKHRRFSLLHPSPSTTTSSSAQTKPPLCDICQERRGFLFCKEDRAILCRECDVPVHTASEMTRRHSRFLLTGVRLSSAPVYSNAASEEEEEEENSGSPCNADSCSAGDAGATAAASASDGSSISEYLTKTLPGWHVEDFLVDDASAGALAACSDDALYDYQGEQGQIGGLLQEAYTPWTGREQLLADVVVTADERASRERWVPQMHAEFASSKWPRPSPPCPYW